The nucleotide sequence CACAGTGAATGGTGGATCTAACGCCAACGTCAAGTACGGCTCAACGAGGCCTTCTTCAGGGTTGGTGACGGTTGATAACGCAACATCACCAAGGATGGAAGGGTAAATGGTCAGGGCAGTCGCCATAGCCAGAAGGCCCGCAAGAACGCTCGAGGTGTAGGCGACTCCTACTGCGAGACCAAGCCATTTGCCTGCACCTTGTGTTAACGATCCAATACCTGGTGCGATGAAACCAAAAATGATGAGCGGTATTGCGAATGACAAGAGCGCACCGAATAGGGATGTAAAGGTAGCGAATACTCGAACAGGTGTGTCAAATCCTGCACTCGCTGAGACAACGCCAATGAGTGCGCCGGCGATGATACCAACAAGCAGGCGTAGCAGTAGTGGGACACGGGACATGAGTTCTTCTCCAGCAGGAAAGGCCGAGCAAACAAAGTGCTCAGGTGATGATTGTGAAAACGGACCACGCTGTCCGGTGTGCTATCACCGTAGCTAATTGGTCAATACACGTCCATAGTTTGTACGAGCTGAAGCTGAACTCACCCGCACTAAACGGGAAGTATCTGCACAACAGCTTGCTTGCCCCAGGCATTGGCCATATGGCGGGGGTGCTACACCGACATTTTATATCTGTAGTTTTCTCGTTACAGAATGAATCATTCCACTATGTAATCAACTGGACACTATTCGCATTCTTCTGTCTTGAGTGTCTGGAATCCTTCTCGCAATTGAAGGGGCCTTTGATTAGAACGTTAATTGGGGAATATTGGGTAAATTTGGATAAGAATATAACCTCGGAACTCACTGAAATATCTATGTAGAGGTGAACGAATTTCACCATATATAGCACTTTTGTGACCGAAAGATTACTACAAGTGATATTTGATTTGCAATCGGTGATAGTTTTGCAAAGCCTCGAAATGGGGTACCAAATAACTTTGGCTTCTCGAGAGATGTGCCAATCTTGGTGTATGTTTGCCTTTCGTTTACTCCAATGTAAATGAAAGGTAATGAAAAAAGGCCATATGTAATGCAAATGTAAAATGGAAAGGTCTCAAATGCATTACGAAAACGGTCTCCTTTACCATTACTATGTGTAAAGAACGGGATATCGCGTTCGTGTTGTTATAACAAGGCGAAACTCTTGCCGAAGAGTTCAACCGTTAGGAGTGAGAGAACTCATGATTAAACAATTTTGTGTGGCAGCCTTTGCAGCAGTAGCTGTCTTTGGCACCGCTGGGCTTCCAGCTGCCGCATCCACCTACAACGTAGGTGATGAATCTACCGATTATGTGGACAACGGGTACAGCAATCCGGTCGATGACGATTACATGGAGGGTCTGGAAGACGCTCAGTTTGTAACCTACGGTCATCGTGGCTACTACCCGATGAACCCGCGTCACTACAAGCCGCATAAGCCGCGTTGGCATAAGCCCCACTATCCGGGCGGTTGTGGCTGGTACGTCCCGAAGTGTGGCCATAAGCCGAAGCCGCACAAGCCGTGGTACCCGAAGCCGCATAAGCCCAAGCCGAAGCCGCACAAGCCGTGGAAGCCGTGGAAGCCGAAGCCACACAAGCCGTGGAAGCCGAAGCCGCACAAGCCGTGGAAGCCGAAGCCGCACGAGCCGTGGAAGCCGATGCCGTGGGATCCATGGGAACCCCAGGAACCCCAGGAACCATGGGAACCACAAGAGCCACAGCCAAAGCCAAAGCCGAAGCCAAAGCCGAAGCCGAAGCCGAAGCCAAAGCCGCACGAGCCGTGGAAGCCGATGCCGTGGGATCCATGGGAACCACAGGAACCCCAGGAGCCATGGGAACCACAAGAACCCCAGGAACCATGGGAACCACAAGAACCCCAGGAGCCATGGGAACCACAAGAACCCCAGGAACCATGGGAACCACAAGAGCCACAGCCGAAGCCAAAGCCGAAGCCGACGAAGACTCCTAAGCCGATTCCGACTAAGAGTCCAAAGCCAAAGCCAAAGCCGACGAAGACTCCAAAGCCGATTCCAACTCAGGAACCGCAGGAGCCTCAGAAGCCGCAGCCGATTCCAACCAAGAATCCGCAGCCAAAGCCGACGAAGACTCCAAAGCCGATTCCAACTCAGGAACCGCAGGAGCCTCAGAAGCCGCAGCCGATTCCAACCAAGAATCCGCAGCCAAAGCNNNNNNNNNNNNNNNNNNNNNNNNNNNNNNNNNNNNNNNNNNNNNNNNNNNNNNNNNNNNNNNNNNNNNNNNNNNNNNNNNNNNNNNNNNNNNNNNNNNNCCAAAGCCGACGAAGACTCCAAAGCCGATTCCTACCCAGGAACCGCAGGAGCCTCAGAAGCCGCAGCCGATTCCAACCAAGAATCCGCAGCCAAAGCCGACGAAGACTCCAAAGCCGATTCCTACCCAGGAACCGCAGGAGCCTCAGAAGCCGCAGCCGATTCCAACCAAGAATCCGCAGCCAAAGCCGCCAACCTGTGAGGACCTGCTTCCCGGATTAGACATTCCGGAATGCAAGCCGAAGCCCCAGCCGATTCCTACTCAGGAACCGCAGGAGCCACAGCAGCCCCAGCCGATTCCTACCCAGGAACCGCAGGAGCCACAGCAGCCCCAGCCGATTCCTACCCAGGAACCGCAGGAGCCACAGCAGCCCCAGCCGATTCCAACTCAGGAACCGGAAGGCAAGCACCCGCACCAGCACAAGCCTGAAACTTGCTGGAACTGGTTCTTCTGTGGATTCTTCTTCGGAGAGTGGCGCTTCGGTTTCTAAGCTGTACCTCGTTACAACTTAGAGCCTAAGTAACACAACAGAGCCTCGGAGCAGTTGCTCCGAGGCTTTGTCGTACGTAAGTGTCTAGAGCTCTTGATGAGCAGACATTCGACCCATTAGGGTTTTCATGGCTGGGTAAGTATCAAGATAAGCCTGATAGTTAAATTGATACGCTTCATGGGCCTGTGGATCTGGTTCAAGGACCTCCACTACTTTCACCATAGCTGATGCCGCATCGGGAAGATGATCGAATAACCCTGCACCCACACCAGCAAGCATGGCAGATCCAAGGATCGGTCCTTCTGTTACATCAGTAAAGACAAGCGGTACATTCGAAACGTCGGCATGCATCTGCATCCAAAGGCGACTCTTCGTAGGACCGCCAGATACAACCACTTCTTCCGGTGGGTACCCGTTCTCGCGCATTGTACGGAATATGTTTTCTGTTCCGAAACAGATGCCTTCCAATATCGCTCTATACAGATGACCCTCAGTATGGGCAAGACTTAAGCCCCAAAACATACCTCTGGATCGTGGGTCAGAATAGGGAGCACGATTGCCTTGAAAATGGTCCAGCATCACAAGGCCGTCGCAACCGATTGGGATATCAGCAGCCCAAGCATTGAGGGCTTCATACGCTCCCCGATCATCCTTACTTGCCTGTAATGCAAGCGTATTTTTAAACCAATTGACAATGGTGCCCGTTGATGCTTGACCAGCTTCGATGGTGTATTCCCCAGGAATAATCGCATCGGTAAAGGTGCCCCACAATCCTGGAGCGTGAAGTGGAGTTTGCGACTGTCCAATCATGACATGACTAGACCCTGTGATGAGCGCCAGTTTCCCAGGACTTACAACACCAAGCCCGATTGCGCCCGCATACGCATCAATGATCCCTTCCGCAACGGGGATACCAGCTCGTAATCCCATATCTTCTGCTGCACGTGTTGTCAACTCACCCGCTAGGGCACCGGGTGGCAACATACGACGAGGGAACTTATCGAGAACTTCTAGTGCCCCAGCCTTTTCATACAAGCTTGTGGGCCACCCACCGGTATCGCTGTCATAGAAATACTTGGCCGCAGCGTGACATGTGGAAATAGTCCATTCGCCAGTTAATTCGTGAATCAGCCAGTCCGTGCAATCGGTGATGACCTTGGCTTGTTCAAACACCTCCGGTTCGTTATCACGAATCCAAATGAGTTTTGGTGCACCCCACTCGGCAGAAACTGGACCGTGACCGCTGTATTTGAGCGCCGGATCACCAGTAGCCCGCAATTGTTCGGCTTGTTCAATGGCACGAACATCCATCCAAAGCATGGCTGGCCGCAGCGGTTTATCGTTCGCATCGACCGTGACCACGGTCGCAGACG is from Stomatohabitans albus and encodes:
- a CDS encoding FGGY-family carbohydrate kinase, with product MTGGPYLLGIDMGTGGARAGVFSTTGTLKGVGTSEWETTYPRPGRAEQNPDDWWQCVVTAVRQAMDTAQVHPDAIAGISVDSTSATVVTVDANDKPLRPAMLWMDVRAIEQAEQLRATGDPALKYSGHGPVSAEWGAPKLIWIRDNEPEVFEQAKVITDCTDWLIHELTGEWTISTCHAAAKYFYDSDTGGWPTSLYEKAGALEVLDKFPRRMLPPGALAGELTTRAAEDMGLRAGIPVAEGIIDAYAGAIGLGVVSPGKLALITGSSHVMIGQSQTPLHAPGLWGTFTDAIIPGEYTIEAGQASTGTIVNWFKNTLALQASKDDRGAYEALNAWAADIPIGCDGLVMLDHFQGNRAPYSDPRSRGMFWGLSLAHTEGHLYRAILEGICFGTENIFRTMRENGYPPEEVVVSGGPTKSRLWMQMHADVSNVPLVFTDVTEGPILGSAMLAGVGAGLFDHLPDAASAMVKVVEVLEPDPQAHEAYQFNYQAYLDTYPAMKTLMGRMSAHQEL